From Actinopolyspora lacussalsi, a single genomic window includes:
- a CDS encoding MGT family glycosyltransferase (product_source=TIGR01426; cath_funfam=3.40.50.2000; cog=COG1819; pfam=PF00201; superfamily=53756; tigrfam=TIGR01426) — protein MTLRTTRDEASRHFAFVGLPAPGHVNPKLALVEELVGRGHRVSYVTGPEAVPAVRAAGAEPVSVSLRLPDPPPTDASTAPVAAVSRMERFLADVRQSFPAMLERFDGDVPDVVCSDAATSIGRMLAEKLRVVHTALLPGFASNERFSLRGMFTEQLPSAFDPNNPLLRDFGQRMRAFAERYGVSFDFHSMMSDAGDPLNLVFLPKEFQIEADGFDERFVFLGPMIGGRAARERWRPADPDKPLLFVSLGTLGHERVDFYRRCIEAFGDGAWQVAMSIGDRVDPAELGEVPENFEVRPGFPQTAVLRASNVFLTHAGMNSTMEALHYGVPMVTVPGLLEQELNADRVTRLDAGRRLDPNASPRLLRETVDEVAGDDTVLAGVRGLRDLVRGYGGAAAGADALRDLLAERDSG, from the coding sequence GTGACACTCCGAACCACACGCGACGAAGCGAGCAGGCACTTCGCGTTCGTCGGTCTCCCCGCGCCCGGACACGTCAATCCGAAGCTCGCGCTGGTGGAGGAGCTGGTCGGACGTGGCCACCGGGTCAGCTATGTGACCGGCCCCGAAGCGGTGCCCGCCGTTCGAGCGGCGGGTGCCGAGCCCGTCTCGGTCTCGCTGCGGCTACCCGACCCGCCGCCGACCGACGCTTCGACGGCGCCGGTGGCGGCGGTGTCGCGAATGGAGCGTTTCCTCGCCGACGTGCGGCAGAGCTTCCCGGCAATGCTGGAGCGGTTCGACGGGGACGTTCCCGACGTGGTGTGCTCCGACGCCGCCACTTCGATCGGACGCATGCTCGCCGAGAAGCTCCGGGTCGTCCACACCGCGCTGCTGCCCGGTTTCGCGAGCAACGAACGGTTCTCACTGCGCGGCATGTTCACCGAGCAGCTGCCGAGCGCGTTCGATCCGAACAATCCCTTACTGCGTGACTTCGGGCAACGCATGCGGGCGTTCGCCGAGCGCTACGGGGTGAGCTTCGACTTCCACTCGATGATGTCCGACGCCGGTGATCCGCTGAACCTCGTCTTCCTCCCCAAGGAGTTCCAGATCGAGGCGGACGGCTTCGACGAGCGGTTCGTCTTCCTCGGCCCCATGATCGGCGGTCGTGCGGCGAGGGAACGGTGGCGGCCCGCCGATCCGGACAAGCCCCTGCTGTTCGTCTCGCTGGGGACTCTCGGCCACGAACGGGTGGATTTCTACCGCAGGTGCATCGAGGCGTTCGGGGACGGTGCCTGGCAGGTGGCGATGTCCATCGGTGATCGCGTCGATCCGGCCGAACTGGGAGAAGTGCCCGAGAACTTCGAGGTTCGGCCCGGTTTTCCGCAGACCGCGGTGCTGCGCGCGTCCAACGTGTTTCTGACGCACGCCGGGATGAACTCCACGATGGAGGCGCTGCACTACGGAGTTCCCATGGTAACCGTCCCGGGGCTGCTCGAACAGGAGCTCAACGCCGACCGCGTGACGCGGCTGGACGCGGGCCGTCGGCTCGATCCGAACGCCTCGCCCCGACTGCTCCGCGAGACGGTCGACGAGGTCGCCGGGGACGACACCGTGCTGGCGGGAGTGCGCGGGTTGCGTGACCTGGTGCGCGGTTACGGTGGCGCCGCGGCCGGTGCCGACGCGTTGCGGGACCTGCTCGCGGAGCGGGACTCCGGCTGA
- a CDS encoding hypothetical protein (product_source=Hypo-rule applied; cath_funfam=2.60.40.1120; pfam=PF13620; superfamily=49464; transmembrane_helix_parts=Inside_1_12,TMhelix_13_35,Outside_36_142,TMhelix_143_165,Inside_166_177,TMhelix_178_200,Outside_201_204,TMhelix_205_227,Inside_228_233,TMhelix_234_256,Outside_257_284,TMhelix_285_307,Inside_308_485), with protein sequence MPKEELKSLARKLVSTLWFPMFFVVGFMVFYLIPFHAPAPHNVPVAVVGEQAAAGIEVSFDNSVPDGYDISAVSSEQAARQAVLDRDVVAAYDPADGEMFYASANGRMAVQMLRQSFAPVAAQAGQQLSTTDLAATAPGDVMGTGLFYCLMALNIAPYVVVMMLLRAQLTTRQKLGSMVGFGVVSTLICYFTALSLDVIYNDPLLLLVGFLLTQGIAWTAYGLVPIVKQFIPGVAIGLFVLLSLPSSGGAIPLHFVHPIFQFLHHIMPLGNAVDAMRGVLYFDGAGAVRGTLVLCSWVVLGVALVVFNHFRAERLAARATGQQTSEQQTSEQQISEQRDDEQRDDERRERSGESAGRISDEEHEHESDVTVAPALEAPEPAHHRTLAGSVTDASGAAVPGASVTVTNGHGVQIARMLTSPEGEYRVHDLPAESVTVVASAAGLEPAVDRLRARQGCVERCDFLLDGESVSRSVRPVGVSGSGVRS encoded by the coding sequence GTGCCGAAGGAAGAGCTTAAGTCGTTGGCTCGCAAGCTGGTGTCGACGCTGTGGTTCCCGATGTTCTTCGTCGTCGGGTTCATGGTGTTCTACCTGATCCCGTTCCACGCGCCCGCACCGCACAACGTGCCGGTGGCCGTGGTAGGTGAGCAGGCCGCTGCCGGTATCGAGGTCTCGTTCGACAACTCGGTTCCGGACGGTTACGACATATCCGCCGTATCCAGTGAACAGGCCGCGCGACAGGCGGTACTGGATCGGGATGTGGTCGCCGCCTACGACCCGGCCGACGGCGAGATGTTCTACGCCAGTGCCAACGGCAGGATGGCCGTGCAGATGCTGCGGCAGTCCTTCGCCCCGGTGGCCGCCCAGGCGGGACAGCAGCTGAGCACGACCGATCTGGCCGCCACCGCTCCCGGGGACGTGATGGGGACCGGGCTGTTCTACTGCCTGATGGCCCTGAACATCGCCCCCTACGTGGTGGTGATGATGCTGCTGCGGGCACAGTTGACCACCCGGCAGAAGCTGGGATCGATGGTCGGCTTCGGGGTGGTCTCGACGCTGATCTGCTACTTCACCGCGCTCTCGCTGGACGTCATCTACAACGACCCGTTGCTGCTGCTGGTCGGCTTCCTGCTCACGCAGGGAATCGCATGGACCGCCTACGGGTTGGTGCCGATCGTCAAGCAGTTCATACCCGGCGTGGCCATCGGGCTCTTCGTGCTGCTGAGCCTGCCCTCCAGCGGCGGTGCGATCCCGCTGCACTTCGTGCACCCGATCTTCCAGTTCCTACACCACATCATGCCGCTGGGCAATGCCGTGGACGCGATGCGCGGCGTTCTTTACTTCGACGGTGCCGGGGCTGTGCGGGGCACGCTCGTGCTGTGCTCCTGGGTAGTGCTCGGTGTGGCGTTGGTCGTGTTCAATCATTTCCGCGCCGAGCGGCTCGCGGCGCGGGCCACCGGGCAGCAGACCTCCGAGCAGCAGACCTCCGAGCAGCAGATCTCCGAGCAGCGGGACGACGAGCAGCGGGACGACGAGCGGCGGGAGCGGTCCGGTGAGTCGGCCGGGCGTATCTCCGACGAGGAGCACGAGCACGAGAGCGATGTCACCGTCGCCCCGGCTTTGGAGGCTCCCGAACCGGCGCACCACCGCACACTCGCCGGCTCGGTGACCGACGCTTCCGGGGCTGCCGTGCCGGGAGCCAGTGTCACCGTGACGAATGGACATGGTGTCCAGATCGCGAGGATGCTGACCTCTCCGGAAGGGGAGTACCGCGTACACGATCTTCCCGCGGAGTCGGTCACCGTGGTGGCCTCCGCCGCCGGGCTGGAACCGGCCGTGGACAGGTTGCGAGCTCGTCAGGGGTGTGTCGAGCGGTGCGACTTCCTACTGGACGGCGAGTCCGTCAGTCGCAGCGTCCGGCCGGTCGGCGTGAGCGGTTCCGGGGTTCGTTCCTGA
- a CDS encoding hypothetical protein (product_source=Hypo-rule applied; cleavage_site_network=SignalP-noTM; pfam=PF16483; superfamily=117074; transmembrane_helix_parts=Inside_1_6,TMhelix_7_29,Outside_30_387), whose protein sequence is MFSRRTFLGGLSTAALAAPVLGSGAIAAARPRTTAAAVPLPLTIANHTGNFANTSISLYIVGVDQSGQQVRVTPDGRRVPISFSDNGSDGYAHYGIPLNNSGDTTISLPAMSGRIYFALGGELKFKVVESGNGQPALQYPAGWVPSDPSNTVLHDTFEFTLNDTGMYCNTTMVDMFSVPSSIRLVGASDQTTGTLEAGGRDRIFSSVTSAPGFENLRQGDYRIVAPGHALDLGNFSDTYFDSYIDQVWEKYRSSTMTVDIGTGVYHGSVSGDRFVFDGDVGAFDRPSTRDVLFCDGALAAGAAPRGPVAAILASGLNRSNLHNVTSQPAADPADFYNHSVTNHYAKAMHANTVDGKAYGFAFDDVAGFASYIQDTQASSATLTLTPM, encoded by the coding sequence TTGTTCAGCAGGAGAACATTCCTGGGGGGACTTTCCACTGCGGCGCTGGCGGCACCGGTACTGGGCAGCGGCGCCATCGCGGCGGCACGGCCACGAACCACCGCCGCCGCCGTGCCGCTACCACTGACGATCGCCAACCACACCGGCAACTTCGCCAACACCTCGATCTCGCTCTACATCGTCGGAGTCGACCAGTCGGGCCAGCAGGTTCGGGTGACCCCCGACGGCCGGAGAGTGCCGATCTCGTTCTCCGACAACGGTTCGGACGGTTACGCCCACTACGGAATTCCGCTGAACAACAGCGGCGACACCACGATCAGCCTGCCCGCCATGTCGGGACGCATCTATTTCGCCCTGGGCGGCGAGCTCAAGTTCAAGGTGGTCGAGAGCGGCAACGGTCAACCGGCGCTGCAGTACCCGGCGGGCTGGGTGCCCAGCGATCCGAGCAACACGGTGCTGCACGACACCTTCGAGTTCACGCTCAACGACACCGGCATGTACTGCAACACCACGATGGTGGACATGTTCAGCGTGCCCTCCTCCATCCGGCTGGTGGGTGCCTCGGACCAGACCACCGGGACGCTCGAAGCGGGTGGCCGCGATCGGATCTTCTCCAGCGTCACCTCCGCCCCCGGTTTCGAGAACCTGCGGCAGGGCGACTACCGGATCGTCGCTCCCGGCCACGCACTTGACCTGGGCAACTTCTCCGACACCTACTTCGACTCCTACATCGACCAGGTGTGGGAGAAGTACCGTTCGAGCACGATGACCGTGGACATCGGCACCGGTGTCTACCACGGCTCGGTCTCCGGTGACCGGTTCGTCTTCGACGGCGACGTCGGGGCGTTCGACCGGCCGAGCACCCGTGACGTGCTGTTCTGCGATGGTGCGCTCGCGGCGGGTGCGGCCCCGAGAGGTCCGGTGGCGGCGATCCTGGCCTCCGGGCTCAACCGGTCCAACCTGCACAACGTCACCTCGCAGCCCGCCGCTGATCCGGCGGACTTCTACAACCACTCGGTGACGAACCACTACGCGAAGGCGATGCACGCCAACACGGTCGATGGCAAGGCATACGGCTTCGCCTTCGATGACGTGGCCGGTTTCGCGTCCTACATCCAGGACACGCAGGCGAGTTCCGCCACGCTGACGCTCACCCCGATGTGA
- a CDS encoding ABC-2 type transport system ATP-binding protein (product_source=KO:K01990; cath_funfam=3.40.50.300; cog=COG1131; ko=KO:K01990; pfam=PF00005; smart=SM00382; superfamily=52540; tigrfam=TIGR01188): MARPPIEVKNVTKDFGKFKALDDVSLRVPQGNVLGLLGHNGAGKTTLVNILSTLSPPTTGTARVAGYDVVRQSRQVCARIGLTGQFAAVDEQLSGLDNLVLIARLLGATKRAAKQRAEELLTLFELTEAAKRPARTYSGGMRRRLDLAASLVGHPDVIFLDEPTTGLDPTSRMGLWQIVENLVDDGTTVLLTTQYLDEADRLADSITVLSSGKVVASGTAEELKAEVGQRTATATLADAADSARALEALGRAGLSPVHDEQRNAITAPVNASHELAVVVRALDEAGIEVSGLGLGEPTLDDVYLNLAHHSAEPAA; this comes from the coding sequence ATGGCAAGACCGCCCATCGAGGTCAAAAACGTAACCAAGGACTTCGGAAAGTTCAAGGCTCTCGACGACGTGAGCCTGCGAGTTCCCCAGGGCAACGTCCTGGGGCTGCTGGGGCACAACGGCGCGGGCAAGACCACGCTGGTCAACATCCTCAGCACCCTGTCACCACCGACCACCGGAACGGCGCGCGTCGCGGGCTACGACGTCGTGCGGCAGAGCAGGCAGGTCTGCGCCCGCATCGGGTTGACCGGCCAGTTCGCCGCCGTCGACGAGCAGTTGTCCGGACTGGACAATCTGGTGCTGATCGCCAGGCTCCTGGGAGCGACCAAGCGTGCCGCCAAGCAGCGGGCGGAGGAGCTGCTGACCCTGTTCGAGCTGACCGAGGCGGCCAAGCGGCCCGCCCGGACGTACTCCGGCGGTATGCGGCGCAGGTTGGACCTGGCGGCCAGCCTCGTCGGTCATCCGGACGTGATCTTCCTCGACGAGCCGACCACCGGGCTGGACCCGACCAGCCGGATGGGGCTGTGGCAGATCGTGGAGAACCTGGTCGACGACGGCACCACGGTGCTGCTGACCACGCAGTACCTCGACGAGGCCGACCGGCTCGCCGACTCCATCACCGTGCTCTCCAGCGGCAAGGTCGTCGCTTCCGGGACAGCCGAGGAGCTGAAGGCCGAGGTGGGGCAGCGGACCGCCACCGCCACGCTCGCCGACGCCGCCGATTCCGCCCGTGCCCTCGAAGCGCTCGGCCGTGCCGGACTCAGCCCGGTGCACGACGAACAGCGCAACGCCATCACCGCCCCGGTCAACGCCTCGCACGAACTCGCGGTCGTGGTCCGCGCGTTGGACGAGGCCGGAATCGAGGTCAGCGGCCTCGGACTCGGTGAGCCCACGCTGGACGACGTTTACCTGAACCTTGCCCACCACTCCGCCGAACCGGCTGCCTGA
- a CDS encoding ABC-2 type transport system permease protein (product_source=KO:K01992; cog=COG1682; ko=KO:K01992; pfam=PF01061; tigrfam=TIGR00025; transmembrane_helix_parts=Inside_1_48,TMhelix_49_68,Outside_69_82,TMhelix_83_105,Inside_106_134,TMhelix_135_157,Outside_158_166,TMhelix_167_189,Inside_190_193,TMhelix_194_216,Outside_217_248,TMhelix_249_271,Inside_272_278) produces the protein MTSTLNAPRTGAQQSAPDRTNWHGAGVWTQIVVLTGRSLRAVLKDPRIVVFSLLQPLIMLTLFSQVFGKALMSSIQTGSYINYLMPAILVTTGIGASLQSGVGLITDMKNGVLGRFRSLPIRMGSVLLARSLADLFRTAVQLVILLGAAAVLFGFSPKGGFLGTFSAWLLALLVSWSLTWVFLAIASWVRKEEVMQSVGFLAMFPLMFASSAFVPLDALPDWLSIVARINPLTYAVDASRDLSLAMPVGTGVLSAVGTSAVLLLVGAFFAVKGFRRPL, from the coding sequence ATGACCAGTACACTCAACGCTCCGCGAACCGGAGCGCAACAGTCCGCGCCGGATCGCACCAACTGGCACGGCGCCGGGGTGTGGACCCAGATCGTGGTGCTGACCGGCAGATCCTTACGCGCGGTTCTGAAAGATCCCCGAATAGTCGTCTTCAGCCTGCTGCAGCCGCTGATCATGCTGACCCTGTTCAGTCAGGTCTTCGGAAAGGCACTGATGTCGAGCATCCAGACCGGTAGTTACATCAACTACCTGATGCCCGCCATCCTGGTCACCACCGGCATCGGTGCCTCGCTGCAGTCCGGGGTGGGGCTGATCACCGACATGAAGAACGGTGTGCTCGGCAGATTCCGTTCACTGCCCATCAGAATGGGCTCGGTGCTGCTGGCACGCAGCCTCGCCGACCTGTTCCGGACGGCGGTGCAACTGGTGATCCTGCTGGGGGCCGCCGCCGTGCTGTTCGGTTTCTCCCCGAAGGGCGGATTCCTCGGCACCTTCAGCGCGTGGTTGCTCGCGCTGCTGGTGAGCTGGTCGTTGACCTGGGTCTTCCTCGCGATCGCCTCGTGGGTCCGCAAGGAGGAGGTCATGCAGAGCGTCGGCTTCCTGGCCATGTTCCCGCTGATGTTCGCATCCAGCGCGTTCGTCCCGCTGGACGCGCTGCCCGACTGGTTGAGCATCGTCGCGCGCATCAACCCGCTGACCTACGCGGTCGATGCCTCCCGGGACCTGTCGCTGGCGATGCCGGTGGGAACCGGTGTGCTGTCCGCCGTGGGTACCAGCGCGGTGCTGCTGCTGGTCGGTGCCTTCTTCGCGGTGAAGGGATTCCGCCGCCCGCTGTGA
- a CDS encoding hypothetical protein (product_source=Hypo-rule applied; superfamily=53474; transmembrane_helix_parts=Outside_1_69,TMhelix_70_89,Inside_90_101,TMhelix_102_124,Outside_125_143,TMhelix_144_166,Inside_167_177,TMhelix_178_200,Outside_201_232,TMhelix_233_255,Inside_256_267,TMhelix_268_287,Outside_288_296,TMhelix_297_319,Inside_320_325,TMhelix_326_348,Outside_349_483) — MAGGAALLAGLVFMLVRGGLTDDAYITIDFARNLAFHGHWGMIEQEFSNTATSPLNVLVLAALTFLLRQPVLALGALFVLANAVLAVALHRSARHSGLSRLTVILGTLLVLTNPFLLSSVGLEMTLASALLGLLLLGATTHNRVLFGVAAGLLALTRLDLGIFVVVLLLGRPALWRKFWRWLVPACLVSLPWFGFSWFAFGSAVPDTLVLKQMQETWGSWSFGNGLRLYYEMYPAATIAALSTVALGALALPVWLVTRLLRNTAANRLHPWALMGVGGVAHFYAYTTLGVPPYHWYYVPSMLGLTMFLAGVIGAATAVAARHRRRIPVLAATVAVALGTAMFANQARVAVETGMPWQRATITTNWATPADYARIGNLLEQRIGDATVRSPGEIGTLAYFCECAIVDGLSDRGILTPDINKRIAEAGPVTGPLLRANYRNFTPVEPREVDYVLTRVMGRGSDPAWNIDSPWTEPAHLVLKKVEH, encoded by the coding sequence GTGGCCGGTGGTGCAGCACTGCTCGCCGGACTCGTGTTCATGCTCGTGCGAGGCGGACTCACGGACGACGCCTACATCACCATCGACTTCGCACGCAACCTGGCCTTTCACGGCCACTGGGGAATGATCGAGCAGGAATTCTCCAACACCGCCACCTCACCACTGAACGTGCTGGTACTGGCGGCACTGACCTTTCTGCTGCGGCAGCCCGTGCTGGCACTGGGCGCCCTTTTCGTACTCGCCAACGCGGTCCTGGCCGTGGCACTGCACCGCTCCGCACGGCACAGCGGTCTTTCGCGCCTGACCGTGATCCTCGGCACACTGCTCGTGCTGACCAACCCGTTCCTGCTCTCCTCGGTCGGGCTGGAGATGACGCTGGCCTCCGCGCTGCTGGGACTGCTGCTGCTGGGGGCCACCACACACAACCGGGTGCTGTTCGGGGTAGCGGCCGGACTGCTCGCGTTGACCAGGCTGGACCTGGGCATCTTCGTCGTGGTGCTGCTGTTGGGGCGTCCCGCGCTGTGGCGGAAATTCTGGCGCTGGCTGGTGCCCGCCTGCCTCGTCTCACTGCCGTGGTTCGGCTTCAGCTGGTTCGCGTTCGGCTCGGCCGTGCCCGACACGCTGGTGCTCAAGCAGATGCAGGAAACCTGGGGCAGCTGGAGCTTCGGCAACGGACTGCGGCTGTACTACGAGATGTATCCCGCCGCGACCATCGCGGCGCTGAGCACGGTGGCCCTCGGAGCGCTCGCGCTGCCGGTATGGCTGGTGACACGACTGCTGCGCAACACCGCGGCGAACAGGCTGCACCCCTGGGCACTCATGGGAGTGGGCGGCGTCGCGCACTTCTACGCCTACACCACTCTCGGGGTTCCGCCGTACCACTGGTACTACGTTCCGAGCATGCTCGGGCTCACGATGTTCCTCGCCGGCGTGATCGGGGCCGCTACGGCGGTGGCCGCCCGACACCGGCGGCGAATTCCGGTGCTGGCCGCGACTGTGGCGGTGGCCCTGGGAACCGCGATGTTCGCCAACCAGGCCAGGGTCGCGGTGGAAACCGGGATGCCCTGGCAGCGCGCCACGATCACGACCAACTGGGCGACACCGGCGGACTACGCCAGGATCGGGAATCTGCTGGAACAGCGGATCGGCGACGCCACGGTACGCAGCCCCGGCGAGATAGGGACCCTGGCGTACTTCTGCGAATGCGCCATAGTGGATGGGCTGTCCGACCGTGGCATCCTGACTCCCGACATCAACAAACGCATCGCGGAGGCCGGACCGGTTACCGGACCCCTGCTCCGTGCGAACTACCGGAACTTCACCCCCGTGGAACCGCGAGAGGTGGACTACGTCCTGACCAGGGTCATGGGCCGTGGATCCGACCCAGCCTGGAACATCGACTCACCGTGGACCGAACCCGCACACCTCGTGCTCAAGAAGGTGGAACATTGA
- a CDS encoding AcrR family transcriptional regulator (product_source=COG1309; cath_funfam=1.10.10.60; cog=COG1309; pfam=PF00440; superfamily=46689,48498), which translates to MSRSAHTASGTAGTAPASDAGEAGSGGLRERKKRATRQALQQAAVRLFREHGPGAVTVEDICASADVSPRTFFNYFTSKEEVLVPWDRDTIDNTSTRVLERPPEEEPLEVARVVLGEAIGTAMSGPTWRDQAVVLRHHPELIEKIVTSFRTLEASLAEGFAARLGRTAEDVYVRLLSATTITTLRVSVQSWQDSESGESLRHYLDETFERLRQGLRPNELG; encoded by the coding sequence ATGTCCAGATCAGCGCACACCGCGTCCGGCACAGCTGGAACCGCTCCGGCCTCCGACGCGGGTGAAGCTGGCTCCGGTGGGCTGCGCGAGCGCAAGAAACGCGCCACCCGCCAGGCCCTGCAACAGGCGGCCGTCCGACTGTTCCGCGAGCACGGCCCCGGCGCTGTCACGGTGGAGGACATCTGCGCCAGCGCCGACGTCTCCCCACGAACGTTCTTCAACTACTTCACGTCCAAGGAGGAAGTGCTCGTCCCGTGGGACCGGGACACCATCGACAACACCTCGACACGCGTCCTGGAACGCCCTCCCGAGGAGGAACCGCTCGAAGTGGCCCGAGTGGTGCTCGGCGAGGCCATCGGAACGGCGATGAGCGGTCCCACCTGGCGTGATCAGGCCGTCGTGCTTCGGCACCACCCCGAACTGATCGAAAAAATCGTGACCTCGTTCCGCACGTTGGAGGCATCGTTGGCCGAGGGCTTCGCCGCGCGACTCGGCAGGACCGCCGAGGACGTGTACGTGCGGCTGCTGTCCGCCACGACGATCACCACACTCCGGGTCTCGGTGCAGAGCTGGCAGGACTCCGAATCCGGCGAGAGCCTGCGGCACTACCTCGACGAGACCTTCGAACGGCTGCGACAGGGACTGCGGCCCAACGAGCTCGGCTGA
- a CDS encoding AcrR family transcriptional regulator (product_source=COG1309; cath_funfam=1.10.357.10; cog=COG1309; pfam=PF00440; superfamily=46689,48498), with protein MSTQESRRRAPAMSSEQRRTEIVRATLPLLAEQGANVTTRAIARAADVAEGTVFRVFTDKGELLRACLAEAFRTDELCARIREISTTQSIDARLTEGAALVLDHFDRLGELKRNLAASDYDLHQREAHDAKQAARHEPPRFVLELTDAFATLIAPDEQRLRVPVEDVAAMLLGLLLSARFVGNSDDEARAKLAPRIDVLLRGALAA; from the coding sequence GTGAGCACACAGGAGTCCCGCCGCCGTGCTCCGGCGATGAGTTCGGAACAGCGGCGAACCGAGATCGTTCGGGCCACGTTGCCCCTGCTCGCCGAGCAGGGCGCGAACGTGACCACTCGGGCCATCGCCCGGGCGGCCGACGTGGCGGAGGGGACGGTTTTCCGGGTCTTCACGGACAAGGGCGAGCTGCTCCGTGCCTGTCTCGCGGAGGCGTTCCGCACCGACGAGCTGTGTGCTCGGATAAGGGAGATATCAACGACCCAGTCCATCGACGCCAGACTGACCGAAGGGGCGGCGCTGGTGCTCGACCACTTCGACAGGCTGGGTGAGCTGAAGCGCAATCTGGCCGCCTCCGACTACGATCTGCACCAGCGCGAGGCCCACGACGCGAAGCAGGCCGCGCGGCACGAGCCGCCACGTTTCGTGCTCGAACTGACCGATGCCTTCGCCACGCTGATAGCTCCCGACGAGCAACGGCTGCGGGTCCCCGTCGAAGACGTCGCGGCCATGTTGCTCGGCCTGTTGCTGAGCGCGCGGTTCGTCGGCAACTCCGACGACGAGGCGCGCGCCAAACTGGCCCCGCGCATCGATGTGCTGCTGCGCGGTGCGCTGGCGGCCTAG